AGGGCGGTCGGCATTCCTCCGAAAGGAGGTGATGCTATGGAAGTGCACCAGGCTTTGACGCTAATGATTTCATTCGCGACATTGGTTGTGTTGATACTTTCTTTCCGTAAAAGGAAATAGACCGCCCTCCGACAAAGGTTAACGGTCTATTCCTGTCACTTTTGTTTGTGCCGCCTTGATTCGGCCGTAGATGTTAGCGCATCTGCGGTCTTTTATTAGTTTAAGCATATCATTCCTGTTTTAGACGTTCAAGAATATCGTGCATAAAAACCTCTCTGTTAAATTGAGATATGGGCAATCTTGTCATGCGGAGAATGTCCAGTCCAAAATTCAGTCTTCGCTTTGCTGGCTGCGCAGGTATTCTTCGTATTCAGCGGTGAATTCGAGCGCATGCTTGAAATCATTGGAACGGAGAGAGAGCCCCGCAACGACCTCCTCCTTACCGACCTCGTTTAAGGCGATAATTTGAGGCGGACGGGGAACGCGGAACTGCGTGTGATCGTGGAACACAATGGTGACTATCGTGCCGAGTGCATCGCCGTTTGCCGAATAAACGGTGCTCCACATCCAGCGCTGCTGGTCGGTTTGTTCCTTGCTGCCCCATTCTCTCGAGATGTCGAAATCGCCGGGGAATCGAGGCTCAGGGCGCAGGTCCGCTTCTTTAAGCTGCTTATGAACAGGCAGATACAATAAGTTCAAATACGTTCCGTATGCCATATCGCCGGCCTCGCGGTAGGCTTCCAGCAGCTTTTCCCGATCATTTTGCAGCACGGTTTGCCAGTTTTCGGCGATATGACCCTCGATGTATTGCGCAATTGCGTCAATTCGGCTTACCTTGCTTTCCTGAAGAAGCTCCGTTAGCGGTTTCATCTGGTTCATGGTTTATCCCCCTTTAATTGTCCTTCTCCGCCGGCTGCTGCAGCATCTTGCTCAAGGCTTTCGCTTAACTTGCGCAGTGTCGTGACGGCTTCCTGTAAGCTCTCCAAAGAATGACTCCTTCCTAGTTCATTCGCCCACTCGGTATGATGTCGCTCTACGTATTGAAGCGCTTCGCGCCCGGCTGGAGTTAGCGCCATGAGTTTGGCACGGCGGTGATGAGGGTTCTCCCGATACTCGATGAAACCCTCCCTCTCCAACGCATCGGCGGTCTGCTGTACGCTTTGACGCGACAGCCCCATCACGCGGGCCACGTGAGCGACGGGAGCAGCGCCATGCTCCACCACGCCAAGCACCTGCCAACGGGCGCTGCTTAGACCGACAGGCTCGGTTAATCGGTCACCGGCTTCTAGTAATAGTCCATTGAGACGAAATACCGCCAGGACCAGTTCTGTGAATGTACTTCCAGAAGTTGTTAGTTTATTCATATGACAACATTATGTCAATATGACAGGGTATTGTCAATATGAAATTGAGAAAAGCAGATCGTTTACCGCCCGCTTTCGAGAATGTGGTTTGAAGCCATTCCAGGATGGTATGATGGGTCAAGGTCATATACATTTTATAGGGAGGATGGTGAGAAATTTCGAGAATCTCATTATTAACGTGCTTTCGTATCTTTTTTCCAAGCATAGATGTTTGGTGTTTACCTCATTCAATCAAGCGGACTACTTTAAAACGGTAGGGAAGTTACAAAATCATGGAGTTTCTTACCGAACGAGGATCTCAAGCCAAAATACCGGAATGCCGGGGGCAAGTAGAAACGATTTAAACCAATATGATATCTTTGTCAAAAAAAGTGAGGAAGACCTTGCGGAGAGAGCGATAAACAGTAAGTTCTAGGCCGCACGCATAATGGAAAGCAATAGAAAGACCATGTTCAATTTGAACGTTAATTCATTGGAGGCAAAAAATGTTGATTAATTTGTTTAAGAAAACCGATCTTAAAGCTTCTTTTTGGAAGTGGTTTAGTAATAAGGAAAACGAATTATATTTGAATTTTGAAGAAAATAAAGACCACTACATGGACGAAATAAGTGAAAGACTTAATGCAATCGATCCAAACTTAACATTTGAAATAGGGACAATAAATGATGAAGTAAAAAGGCAATTTATTATTTCTGCTGATGGAATAGCAGATTCCTTCGAGTCTGTTGAGAATCTCTGTAATGCAGCACCAGCCTATAGTAATTGGATAACAGTGAAATTTAGACCTCGGATGAGCTCGGAAAATATAGAAATAAGTATGGGGGATGTTGAGCTTTCCTACGATGATATTTACTTCATACATGAGAATCATAGGCATTATGTTGATTTAAAGATTTATATAAGAAATTACGACTCAAAGGATAATCGTTACGATTTTTCATATTTTATTCTTTTAGATTCATTAGTTGGGGAATATGATGCCGTTGCAAAAATAGGTGACACAAGCTTTTATCCCCTTACAAATGATATAAGAGAAAGAGCTAAGAAATTTGTCGAGTTAACGTCAATTGTTGATGAGCTTCAAAATTGATTCGAGTTTTCTTCACGTAACTTCTCCTCCGAACCCAACACCATCAAGGAAGCGCTCTTACTTTTGAAGTTTAATATTTCATGGTTTTCAAGAGTCCAACCACATAGTAATTCCCTTTCTTCTTTTACCTTTTATTATAACTGCAATAAATTAGCATGAGTACATTCTCGATACGTTTTTGCGTGCATGTAACCGGGAATACGCGCATATTTTCAAACATGTCCTGTCTAAAGGAATGAATAGACAACCAATTATGTCATGTTTTATGACATCTAAATCTGATATTGGTCTTTCGCTGGACAAATTGACTGAATTTTCAGCCGTCTATTTTACCTTTTGTCTAATGTCAGTCATGTATTATGGGTGTACCATGTAAGTAAATGTGACGCAAGACGGGTGATACCCAAGATCGGGGAGTGAGGAATGTCATGACGGAAACGGTTATTCCCGAAATTGAGCTCGATCAGATCAGCATGAAGTTTGGAACCGAAACCTCCGATGTGCTTGCGGTCGGACAGGTCAGCTTAAATATCGCCAAAGGCGAGTTTGTCTCTCTTCTGGGCCCTTCGGGCTGCGGCAAGACCACGCTGCTTCGGCTGATGGCCGATCTGATTCAGCCGACGAGCGGCACGATTAAGGTCGCCGGCAAGACAGCTAAAGAAGCAAGGCTGGCACAGAAGTACGGCATCGTTTTTCAGAATCCCGTCCTCTACGATTGGAGAAAGGTTAAGCATAACATTACCCTGCCGCTTGAGCTGATGGGCATCGCAAAGGCCGAAAGACACAGGAAATCCGAGGAATTGCTGGAGCTTGTCGGTCTTCAGGGCTTCGGAGATAAGTACCCCTGGCAGCTGAGCGGGGGGATGCAGCAGCGTGTAGCCATCGCCAGGGCGCTGTCGATGGAACCGGAAATATTGCTGATGGATGAGCCTTTCTCAGCGCTCGATGAATTTTCCCGGGAACGCCTGAATGAAGAGCTGTTGTCGATATGGAGCAAGGTGAACAACACCGTTGTTTTTGTAACGCACAGCATCCCCGAATCGATCTTCTTGTCCGACAGGGTCTTTGTCCTCTCTCCCCACCCGGGGAGGCTGTCCGCAGTTGTGGACATACCGCTGCCGCGTCCGCGCACGAAAGACATGAGGAACAGCGCGGAGTTCTTCCGGCTCATCGCACAAATTCGGGATTGCTTTGAAGGGGTGTAAACCATGAAGGGCCACAGCATCCGGAATCACAGTCGCACACTCCCTATAGTCATATGGGCGGCAGCATTGCTCATTATATGGGAAGCCGTTTCATGGTTTATGCTGCATGTGCTGCATACGCCTCTGGCCCAGTCCAAGCTGCCATATATCCACGAAGTAGCCCGAGCGTTCGGTGAATACGGCGGCACCCTGCTGAAGGAAGGCGGAGTCACCTTCGCCAATGCCGGCATGGGGTTTCTGCTTGGCGGCGCTGCCGGCGCACTTCTCGCGATACTAATGAGCGTCTCGAAATGGATCGAGCACCTCACCTTTCCTTATGCCGTCGCCTCCCAAATGATCCCGATCCTGGGTCTCGCTCCGATCCTCTACGGGATCGTTCACGATGAGCAAGTGGCACGAATTCTGATCGCCGGATACATTACTTTCTTCCCTGTTGCTTTGAATATGCTGAGAGGACTTCGGAGCGTCAATCCTTCCGCTCTTGAATTGATGTACTCATATGCAGCCAAGCCGTGGGCGGTTTATTGGAAGCTTCGTTTTCCCGCCTCGCTGCCCGGATTGTTCAGCGGGCTGAAGATCGCTGCGCCGCTGGCTGTCACCGGCGCGATACTCGTTGAGCTCATGGGCGCCCAGCACGGGATCGGCGTTATTATGCTCCGAAATTTGTACTATGGACCGTCCCATGTGTATATGTTCTGGTCTACCGTATTAGTCGGCGCACTGCTGGGTGTGTTCAGTTATCTGCTCATAGGTGTGGCGGAGCGGCTGGCAGCCCCTTGGCAGCCCGAGTACCGCAATAGGGGAGGTGGCCGCTGATGGAAGGAAATTCGGCAGGAGAGCGCGCACTCGTGACTCGTTATTCCCCGGATGCGGATACCTCTGCGCCGTCGGCAATTCGGGCGATAGACGGTGAATCGCCTTCCGTAATCGCGGCCAATAAGAGACGGAGGCTCAGCGTCGCTCCCGCAATCCGGATCGGGCTTCCGCTCCTGGCGGGCTTGCTGTTCCTGGCTGCATGGCAGCTGCAGCTGTTTCATTCCCTCTTCAACCTGAAAACCTATCAATTGCCGCTGCCGTCGGCTATCGGAGAAGCGATGGCGGATAATGCGGGCCTTCTCTTATCCTATACCGGCTATACGCTTACCGAAGCCGTGCTCGGAATGCTGCTAGGCTCCTTGGCGGGATTCTTCGTTGCTTTGGCAGCAACCGTTTGGCCGAGGTGGGGTTCAGGCGGAGTGCTGCTAATCGCTTCCCTCAACGCCGTGCCGATCGTAGCGCTCGCTCCAATCATGAACCTGTGGTTCGGCGACGGGATCGGATCAAGAGTTGCGATCGTTATGGTAAGCACGATGGCGGCCATGGCCATCAATGCGAATAAAGGCATGAACGCGGTTGACCCGCTGGCACTGGATTTAATGCACTCCTATGCGGCAACGAAGAGCGAAGTGTTCCGGTATTTGCGTTTTTCCACCAGCCTGCCGTATGTCTTTACCGCCTTGAAAATTAATACGACGGCCAGCATGATCGGAGCGATCGTCGGCGAGTTTTTCTTCTCGTCCCGGGGACTCGGGTATCTGCTTTCCAACTCGATCAAAGTGGCCAAAATGCCTTTGGGCTGGTCCTGCATCGTCGTAGCGGCGGTTGCGGGCGTCATCTTCTATCTCCTTATGGAACGACTTGAGAAATTGTTCATTCGCTGGCATCCTTCGCAGAGAACATGATGCAGTATGAATGAAACGGACTCTGCACAGCCGGCTGAGCGTGAGACAGATACACAAGTTTGCGCGGCCGATCTCATATCTCATATCTCATATACCCGTGCACAATTGGCACTACGCTGTGTTTCAAACATTATTACGGATCAAGAGGGAGAGAGAATCGATGGAGAAAAAGAAACCGAAATACCGAAGGGCCATGCTGTTAGCCGTAGCCATGCTGTTTGCAACCGTGCTCGCCGCATGCGGCGGCTCGAACGGGAACACCAAGACAGACGAGCCTGCTGCAGCGAACGCGGCAGGAGGAACGAATGAGCAGGCGGCCGGTGCGAATAAGAGTGCGGATCCGGTGACGGTCAAGCTGCAGCTCAAATGGGTGCCTCAGGCTCAGTTTGCCGGTTATTACGTCGCCCTGGACAAAGGCTATTACAAAGACGAAGGGCTGTCGGTTCAAATTCTGCCCGGCGGACCGGATATCGTGCCGGAGCAGCAGGTGGCGAATGGGGCTGCCGATATCGGAATAGACTGGGTGGCCAGCCTCCTGGCACATCAGGAGCAGGGACTCCCGCTTGTCGAGATTTCGCAAATCTATCAGAAGAGCGGGCTGGTGCTTGTCTCTAAGAAATCGGCCGCAATCAACTCGCCAGCCGACCTGAAGGGCAAGAAGGTCGGGAACTGGATGGGCGGGAACGAATTCGAGGTGCTGGCTCTATTCGACAAATACAAGCTGGACCCGAATAAGGATCTCCAGTTCGTGAAGCAGGGCTTTACGATGGATCAGTTCCTCGGCGGGGAATTGGATGCGGCTTCCGCTATGACCTACAACGAATACCAGGTGGTGCTCGAGCAAGGGATACCGGAGAAGGATCTTTCGGTTATCGATATGAACAAAGAAGGCGTCGCCATGCTGGAGGATAACCTGTTTGCGAACAAAGATTGGCTGGCTGCCAATAAGGAGACGGCCGCGAAATTTATCAGGGCCTCGCTCAAGGGCTGGAAGGATGCGATTGCAGACCCCGAGGCGGCAGTGGACAGCGTCATGAAGGTAGCCGAGGAAGGCAGCACATCCCGGGCTCATCAGCTGAAGATGATGGAGGAGGTTGCCAAGCTTGTCGCGCCTGAAGGCTTCGATACCGCGAAGCTCGGTTACATCGACGATGCCATGTTCAAGCAAACGGCCGATATTGCACTGAAATTCGGCGTTATCAAGAAAGCTGCCGACCTCAAAGAGGCGTACACGAATGAAATCGTGGATATGGCGATGAAATAAAGAAGTAGGGATTAAAAAACGGAGCGAACCGGGGAGATTCCGGAGAAACGAAGTGACCGCCTTTGTCCGCGGGAATTTCATCATTAGAGGGTTCATTATATAAGGAAATCTGGGGAAAACAGCGATCGAAAGAACGTTCCGCACGCGCAGTGAGAGCTTATACGTGAATCCGAAAGGAGTGTGAATGATGGATACGGTAAGGATCGGTCTCATTCAAGCGCAGCATGACGTGAACGGCGAGGAGCCGGTAGAGAAACACAAGGCGGCGGCGATCCGGAAGCATATGGGGCTGGTGCGCGAAGCGAAGAAGCAGGGCGCCCAGATCGTATCCCTGCAGGAAATCTTCTACGGACCCTATTTCTGTGCTGAGCAGACCGCCAAATGGTATGAGGCGGCGGAGGAGATTCCGAACGGTCCTACAACCAAGCTGTTTCAGGAGCTCGCCAAGGAGCTTGGCATCGTCATCGTCCTGCCGATTTACGAACGAGAGGGTATTGCCACCTATTACAATACGGCAGCGATGATCGATGCGGACGGAGCCTATTTGGGTAAATACCGGAAACACCACATTCCCCATGTTGGAGCGGGCAGCCGAGGCTGCGGATTTTGGGAGAAGTATTATTTTAAACCGGGCAACCTGGGATATCCGGTCTTCGATACGGCGTTTGCCAAGGTGGGCGTCTACATCTGCTACGACAGGCATTTCCCGGAGGGCGCGAGAATGCTAGGTCTGAACGGCGCGGAAATCGTCTTCAACCCCTCCGCCACCGTGTCGGGCACCTCCGAATATTTGTGGAAGCTGGAGCAGCCTGCCCATGCGGTAGCCAACGGCTACTACATAGGCGCGATCAACCGCGTGGGCTATGAAGCGCCGTGGCATATGGGCGAGTTCTACGGCCAATCATATTTGGCCGATCCGCGGGGAAGCATTGTCTCAATCGGCAGCCGCGACCGAAGCGAAGTTGTGATCGGGGATATGAGTAAAGCCCTGATTCGTGAAGTCCGTGAAAGCTGGCAGTTCTATAGGGACCGCAGGCCTGAGACGTACCGGGAGCTTACTGAGCTTTAATGCCGGGTGAGGTTGAATGAAGCAGCGGAGAGGGGCGGTTCGTATGGCGGTAACGGCTTCAGCCACACCGAAGAAAATAAAAAATATGATCGGCGGTCAGTGGGTCCAGCCGGAAGCCTCCCACTATGAGGAAGTGCCCAATCCCGCCACCGGTGAAGTGATCGCACTTGTGCCGATCTCTACCAAGGAGGAACTGGACCGGGCGGTCGAAGCGGCAAACACGGCGTTTCAAGCCTGGCGGAAAGTGGCTGTCCCCCGCAGGGCGAGGTATCTGTTCCGTTACCAGCAGCTGCTCATTGAGAATTGGAGGGAGCTCGCAGCACTCATTACGGCCGAGAACGGAAAAAGCTACGAGGAAGCATACGGTGAAGTCCAGCGCGGCATCGAATGCGTCGAGTTTGCCGCCGGCGCGCCGACGCTTATGATGGGCAGTCAGCTCCCCGATATCGCCACTGGTATTGAGTCGGGCATGTTCCGCTATCCCCTTGGCGTTATCGGCGGCATTACGCCGTTTAATTTTCCGATGATGGTGCCATGCTGGATGTTCCCGCTTGCCGTCGCGTGCGGCAATACTTTCGTGCTCAAGCCTTCCGAACGGACTCCCCTCCTGGTAAACCGGTTGGGCGAGCTGTTCGGGGAAGCGGGATTTCCCCAGGGGGTTCTCAATATTGTGCACGGAGCGCATGATGTGGTGAATGGAATGCTGCGGCACGAGGACATTAAAGCGGTGTCGTTCGTCGGTTCGCAGCCGGTGGCGGAATATGTGTACAAGACGGGAGCGGCTGCGGGGAAACGGGTTCAGGCGCTGGCAGGCGCGAAAAATCATTCGATCGTCCTAGAGGACGCCGATCTCGATCAAGCCGTGAAGAATATCATTGGGGCAGCTTTCGGCTCGGCGGGCGAGCGCTGTATGGCCTGTTCCGTAGTAGTCGCGGTTGAGCCTGTCGCGGACGAACTGGTGAGCCGGCTCGCGGAAGCTGCGCGCGGGCTCGCCATCGGCAACGGTATGGACGAGAATGTGTTTCTCGGCCCCGTCATCCGGGAAGCAAGCAGAGAGCGGACGATCCGCTATATCGAGACAGGGATAGCCGAGCAGGCCGAGCTTGTAGTCGACGGAAGAGGCGTCCCGACGCCTGTGAAGGAGAGCGGGAGAGGCGGATATTTTATCGGCCCAACGATCTTCGACCGGGTCCAGCCGGGGATGACAATTTGGAAGGACGAGATTTTCGCCCCTGTCCTCTCGGTGGTGCGGGTGAAGGATTTGAAAGAAGCCATCGCTGTTGCCAATCAGTCCGAATTCGCAAACGGGGCTTGCATTTATACCGACAGCGCGAAGGCGATCCGCGAGTTTCGGGAAGAGATCGATGCAGGCATGCTGGGCGTAAATCTGGGCGTCCCTGCACCAATGGCCTTCTTTCCTTTCTCCGGCTATAAAAAATCCTTCTACGGAGATTTGCATACTGGCGGACGCGACGGCGTCGAATTTTACACCCGCAAAAAAATGATAACCGCCCGTTATTAACCGGGATGAGGAGCTGATCGCATGGTGGGCCAGAATAACAATGAAACCGCAGAAGACATGATTGATAAAGACCGTAAATACTTATGGCACAATATGACGCCGTACAGCGAGACGGATCGTCCGATGGTTGTGACGGAAGCGGCCGGATCATGGATTACCGACCATAATGGAAAACGATATTTGGATGCCATGTCGGGACTATGGTGCGTCAATGTCGGATATGGAAGACAGGAACTCGCCGAGGCGGCCTACAAACAGCTATCCACACTCCCGTACTACCCGCTCACCCAAAGTCATCTGCCCGCTATCCGGCTCGCGGAGAAGCTCAACGAGTGGCTCGAAGGCGAATATGTCATATTCTTCTCCAACAGCGGTTCGGAAGCGAATGAGGCAGCCTTCAAAATCGCTCGCCAGTATCATGAGCAGTCCGGCGACCACAACCGGTACAAATTCATTTCCCGGTACCGCGCTTACCATGGAAGCTCTATGGGCGCCCTTGCTGCTACGGGGCAGGCCCAGCGCAAGTATAAATATGAACCGCTTAGCGGCGGATTCCTGCATGTTTGTCCCCCTGACAGCTACCGCCGGCCCGCAGGCCAGTCGGTCGAGGATTTTAACCGGCAGTGCGCGCAGGCGATCGAAAATATGATCTTATGGGAAGGCGTGGAGACGATCGCGGGAGTCATTATGGAGCCGGTCATTACGGGCGGCGGCATCATCGTCCCGCACTCGGTCTATACGGATAGAGTTCAGGAAATCTGCAATAAACACGGCGTGCTGCTTATCGTGGACGAGGTCATCTGCGGATTCGGCCGTTCGGGGGAGAAGTTCGGGCACCTCAACTTCGGCATGAAGCCGGATATCGTGACGATGGCCAAGGGCCTGACCAGCGGCTACCTGCCGCTTTCCGCTACTGCGGTCCGCAAGGAAATTTATGAGGCGTTCAAGGATCGGGAAATGTACAGCCATTTCCGTCACATCAACACATTCGGCGGGAACCCCGCTGCCTGCGCGCTCGCTCTGGAGAACCTTGAAGTGATGGAGAGGGAGAATCTGGTTGACCGCGCACGGGTACTCGGGAACCGGATGAAGGAAGAGTTTGCGGAATTGCTGGAGCACCCGCTTGTCGGAGATATCCGCACCTTCGGTCTGCTTCTGGGCATCGAGCTGGTTGCGAACAAGGAGACGAAGGAACCGGCTTCCCCGGCGGTCGTCAAGAAGATCATGGGTGAGTGCAAAAGCGCCGGCCTTATCATCGGGAAGAACGGGGATACGGTGGCAGGCTTCAACAATGTACTGACATTCGCTCCGCCATTGTCCTCTACTGATGATGACCTGGCATTTATCATTCAAACCTTCAAGAAAGTGATGAGCGATCAGATCGAAGGTGTTCCGTCATGATTACGATCGGCGTTCCCAAGGAAATCAAGAATAATGAGAACAGGGTAGCGATGACGCCCGCCTCGGTGAAGGAATACGTCAGGTCCGGGCACAGCGTCCGGGTTGAAACGGGCGCCGGGGCGGGAAGCGGCTTCGCGGATCAGGATTACCGCGATGCGGGAGCGGCCATCGTCACGGGGGCGGAAGAGGCATGGTTCTCGGATATGGTAATTAAGGTGAAGGAGCCGCAGCGGGAAGAGTACCGGTATTTCCGCAGCGGCTTGATCCTCTACACTTATTTGCATCTGGCGCCGGATCCCGGGCTGACCGATGCGCTCGTCAGCGGCGGCGTAACCGCCATCGCGTATGAGACGATTCAATTGGATAACGGCAGCCTGCCCCTTCTGACTCCGATGAGCGAGGTGGCCGGCAGAATGTCCGTCCAGCTGGGCGCGCGTTTCCTGGAAAACGCGGGTGGAGGTAAGGGTGTTCTGCTTGGCGGCGTTCCGGGGGTTGAGCCAGCCCGTGTCGTCATTATCGGCGGGGGCGTCGTAGGGACCAACGCTGCGAAGATGGCTGTCGGGCTGGGGGCGGACGTCACTTTGCTGGACATTAGCCCGGACCGCTTGCGCCAGCTGGATGACCAGTTTGGCGGGCGGCTCAAGACGGTCCAGTCAAACAGCTATACGATCAGGGAAGCGGTAAGGCGGGCGGACCTGCTGATCGGCGCCGTCCTGATTCCGGGAGCTCGGGCTCCGAAGCTTGTTACCGAAGATATGGTGAGAGAAATGCAGCAGGGCTCGGTAATCGTCGACGTAGCGATCGATCAAGGCGGCTCGGTTGAGACAATCGACCGGATAACGACTCACGATAACCCGACCTATGAGAAGCACGGCGTCATCCACTACG
This is a stretch of genomic DNA from Paenibacillus sp. sptzw28. It encodes these proteins:
- a CDS encoding putative holin-like toxin, coding for MEVHQALTLMISFATLVVLILSFRKRK
- a CDS encoding DUF6022 family protein — protein: MNQMKPLTELLQESKVSRIDAIAQYIEGHIAENWQTVLQNDREKLLEAYREAGDMAYGTYLNLLYLPVHKQLKEADLRPEPRFPGDFDISREWGSKEQTDQQRWMWSTVYSANGDALGTIVTIVFHDHTQFRVPRPPQIIALNEVGKEEVVAGLSLRSNDFKHALEFTAEYEEYLRSQQSED
- a CDS encoding MarR family winged helix-turn-helix transcriptional regulator; its protein translation is MNKLTTSGSTFTELVLAVFRLNGLLLEAGDRLTEPVGLSSARWQVLGVVEHGAAPVAHVARVMGLSRQSVQQTADALEREGFIEYRENPHHRRAKLMALTPAGREALQYVERHHTEWANELGRSHSLESLQEAVTTLRKLSESLEQDAAAAGGEGQLKGDKP
- a CDS encoding ABC transporter ATP-binding protein translates to MTETVIPEIELDQISMKFGTETSDVLAVGQVSLNIAKGEFVSLLGPSGCGKTTLLRLMADLIQPTSGTIKVAGKTAKEARLAQKYGIVFQNPVLYDWRKVKHNITLPLELMGIAKAERHRKSEELLELVGLQGFGDKYPWQLSGGMQQRVAIARALSMEPEILLMDEPFSALDEFSRERLNEELLSIWSKVNNTVVFVTHSIPESIFLSDRVFVLSPHPGRLSAVVDIPLPRPRTKDMRNSAEFFRLIAQIRDCFEGV
- a CDS encoding ABC transporter permease, translating into MKGHSIRNHSRTLPIVIWAAALLIIWEAVSWFMLHVLHTPLAQSKLPYIHEVARAFGEYGGTLLKEGGVTFANAGMGFLLGGAAGALLAILMSVSKWIEHLTFPYAVASQMIPILGLAPILYGIVHDEQVARILIAGYITFFPVALNMLRGLRSVNPSALELMYSYAAKPWAVYWKLRFPASLPGLFSGLKIAAPLAVTGAILVELMGAQHGIGVIMLRNLYYGPSHVYMFWSTVLVGALLGVFSYLLIGVAERLAAPWQPEYRNRGGGR
- a CDS encoding ABC transporter permease; its protein translation is MEGNSAGERALVTRYSPDADTSAPSAIRAIDGESPSVIAANKRRRLSVAPAIRIGLPLLAGLLFLAAWQLQLFHSLFNLKTYQLPLPSAIGEAMADNAGLLLSYTGYTLTEAVLGMLLGSLAGFFVALAATVWPRWGSGGVLLIASLNAVPIVALAPIMNLWFGDGIGSRVAIVMVSTMAAMAINANKGMNAVDPLALDLMHSYAATKSEVFRYLRFSTSLPYVFTALKINTTASMIGAIVGEFFFSSRGLGYLLSNSIKVAKMPLGWSCIVVAAVAGVIFYLLMERLEKLFIRWHPSQRT
- a CDS encoding ABC transporter substrate-binding protein, producing MEKKKPKYRRAMLLAVAMLFATVLAACGGSNGNTKTDEPAAANAAGGTNEQAAGANKSADPVTVKLQLKWVPQAQFAGYYVALDKGYYKDEGLSVQILPGGPDIVPEQQVANGAADIGIDWVASLLAHQEQGLPLVEISQIYQKSGLVLVSKKSAAINSPADLKGKKVGNWMGGNEFEVLALFDKYKLDPNKDLQFVKQGFTMDQFLGGELDAASAMTYNEYQVVLEQGIPEKDLSVIDMNKEGVAMLEDNLFANKDWLAANKETAAKFIRASLKGWKDAIADPEAAVDSVMKVAEEGSTSRAHQLKMMEEVAKLVAPEGFDTAKLGYIDDAMFKQTADIALKFGVIKKAADLKEAYTNEIVDMAMK
- a CDS encoding nitrilase-related carbon-nitrogen hydrolase: MMDTVRIGLIQAQHDVNGEEPVEKHKAAAIRKHMGLVREAKKQGAQIVSLQEIFYGPYFCAEQTAKWYEAAEEIPNGPTTKLFQELAKELGIVIVLPIYEREGIATYYNTAAMIDADGAYLGKYRKHHIPHVGAGSRGCGFWEKYYFKPGNLGYPVFDTAFAKVGVYICYDRHFPEGARMLGLNGAEIVFNPSATVSGTSEYLWKLEQPAHAVANGYYIGAINRVGYEAPWHMGEFYGQSYLADPRGSIVSIGSRDRSEVVIGDMSKALIREVRESWQFYRDRRPETYRELTEL
- a CDS encoding CoA-acylating methylmalonate-semialdehyde dehydrogenase gives rise to the protein MKQRRGAVRMAVTASATPKKIKNMIGGQWVQPEASHYEEVPNPATGEVIALVPISTKEELDRAVEAANTAFQAWRKVAVPRRARYLFRYQQLLIENWRELAALITAENGKSYEEAYGEVQRGIECVEFAAGAPTLMMGSQLPDIATGIESGMFRYPLGVIGGITPFNFPMMVPCWMFPLAVACGNTFVLKPSERTPLLVNRLGELFGEAGFPQGVLNIVHGAHDVVNGMLRHEDIKAVSFVGSQPVAEYVYKTGAAAGKRVQALAGAKNHSIVLEDADLDQAVKNIIGAAFGSAGERCMACSVVVAVEPVADELVSRLAEAARGLAIGNGMDENVFLGPVIREASRERTIRYIETGIAEQAELVVDGRGVPTPVKESGRGGYFIGPTIFDRVQPGMTIWKDEIFAPVLSVVRVKDLKEAIAVANQSEFANGACIYTDSAKAIREFREEIDAGMLGVNLGVPAPMAFFPFSGYKKSFYGDLHTGGRDGVEFYTRKKMITARY
- a CDS encoding aspartate aminotransferase family protein; the protein is MVGQNNNETAEDMIDKDRKYLWHNMTPYSETDRPMVVTEAAGSWITDHNGKRYLDAMSGLWCVNVGYGRQELAEAAYKQLSTLPYYPLTQSHLPAIRLAEKLNEWLEGEYVIFFSNSGSEANEAAFKIARQYHEQSGDHNRYKFISRYRAYHGSSMGALAATGQAQRKYKYEPLSGGFLHVCPPDSYRRPAGQSVEDFNRQCAQAIENMILWEGVETIAGVIMEPVITGGGIIVPHSVYTDRVQEICNKHGVLLIVDEVICGFGRSGEKFGHLNFGMKPDIVTMAKGLTSGYLPLSATAVRKEIYEAFKDREMYSHFRHINTFGGNPAACALALENLEVMERENLVDRARVLGNRMKEEFAELLEHPLVGDIRTFGLLLGIELVANKETKEPASPAVVKKIMGECKSAGLIIGKNGDTVAGFNNVLTFAPPLSSTDDDLAFIIQTFKKVMSDQIEGVPS
- the ald gene encoding alanine dehydrogenase, which produces MTIGVPKEIKNNENRVAMTPASVKEYVRSGHSVRVETGAGAGSGFADQDYRDAGAAIVTGAEEAWFSDMVIKVKEPQREEYRYFRSGLILYTYLHLAPDPGLTDALVSGGVTAIAYETIQLDNGSLPLLTPMSEVAGRMSVQLGARFLENAGGGKGVLLGGVPGVEPARVVIIGGGVVGTNAAKMAVGLGADVTLLDISPDRLRQLDDQFGGRLKTVQSNSYTIREAVRRADLLIGAVLIPGARAPKLVTEDMVREMQQGSVIVDVAIDQGGSVETIDRITTHDNPTYEKHGVIHYAVANIPGSVARTSTIALTNVTTGYGLQIANRGYKQAAAEFPAIAKGINVTDGKVTYQAVAEAQGLAYTDIRRALSG